In Peromyscus eremicus chromosome 15, PerEre_H2_v1, whole genome shotgun sequence, a genomic segment contains:
- the Znf281 gene encoding zinc finger protein 281 codes for MKIGSGFLSGGGGPGSSGGSGSGGGSGGGGGGGSGRRAEMEHTFPQGMVMFNHRLPPVTSFTRPAGTAAPPPQCVLSSSTSAAPAAEPPPPPAPDMTFKKEPAASAAAFPSQRTSWGFLQSLVSIKQEKPADPEEQQSHHHHHHHHYGGLFAGAEERSPGLGGGEGGSHGVIQDLSILHQHVQQQPAQHHRDVLLSSSSSSRTDDHGNEEPKQDTNVKKAKRPKPESQGIKAKRKPSASSKPLVGDGEGAVLSPSQKPHICDHCSAAFRSSYHLRRHVLIHTGERPFQCSQCSMGFIQKYLLQRHEKIHSREKPFGCDQCSMKFIQKYHMERHKRTHSGEKPYKCDTCQQYFSRTDRLLKHRRTCGEAIAKGAASADPGSSNHNSMGNLAVLSQGNTSSSRRKSKSKSIAIENKEHKTGKANESQMSNNINMQSYSVEMPTVSTSGGIIGTGIDELQKRVPKLIFKKGSRKSTDKSYLNFVSPLPDVVGQKSLSGKPGGSLGIVSNNSVETIGLLQSTSGKQGQISSNYDDAMQFSKKRRYLPTASSNSAFSINVGHMVSQQSVIQSAGVSVLDSEAPLSLIDSSALNAEIKSCHDKSGIPDEVLQSILDQYSSKSETQKEDPFNLTEPRVDLHTSEHSELVQEENLSPGTQTPSNDKTSMLQEYSKYLQQAFEKSTNAGFTLGHGFQFVSLSSPLHNHTLFPEKQIYTTSPLECGFGQSVTSVLPSSLPKPPFGMLFGSQPGLYLSALDATHQQLTPSQELDDLIDSQKNLETSSAFQSTSQKLTSQKEQQKNLESSTSFQIPSQELASQIDPQKDIEPRTTYQIENFAQAFGSQFKSGSRVPMTFISNSNGEVDHRVRTSVSDFSGYTNMMSDVSEPCSTRVKTPTSQSYR; via the coding sequence ATGAAAATCGGCAGCGGGTTCCTCAGCGGCGGCGGCGGTCCCGGCAGTAGCGGTGGTAGCGGCTCCGGCGGCGgctccggcggcggcggcggcggcggcagcggcaggaGAGCAGAGATGGAGCACACCTTTCCCCAGGGTATGGTTATGTTCAACCACCGGCTCCCCCCGGTCACCAGCTTCACCCGGCCGGCGGGGACGGCCGCCCCTCCCCCGCAGTGCGTgttatcctcctctacctccgcAGCCCCGGCCGCAGAGCCCCCCCCTCCGCCAGCCCCGGACATGACTTTCAAGAAGGAGCCGGCGGCGTCAGCCGCGGCCTTCCCTTCGCAGAGGACCTCCTGGGGATTCTTGCAGTCCTTGGTGAGCATCAAACAGGAGAAACCTGCGGATCCCGAGGAGCAGcagtcccaccaccaccatcaccaccaccactatggGGGGCTGTTCGCTGGGGCCGAAGAGAGATCACCAGGCCTAGGAGGCGGGGAAGGGGGGAGCCACGGCGTCATCCAAGACCTCAGTATTCTCCACCAGCATGTCCAGCAGCAACCAGCCCAGCACCACCGCGATGTATTattgagcagcagcagcagcagcaggactgATGACCATGGCAACGAGGAGCCAAAGCAGGACACTAACGTCAAAAAGGCAAAGAGGCCAAAGCCAGAATCTCAGGGAATCAAAGCCAAGAGGAAGCCAAGTGCATCTTCCAAACCTTTGGTTGGAGATGGAGAAGGTGCCGTCCTCTCCCCAAGTCAGAAACCTCATATCTGTGACCACTGTAGTGCTGCTTTTAGGAGTTCCTACCACCTGCGGAGACATGTCCTCATCCACACAGGAGAAAGACCTTTCCAGTGCAGCCAGTGTAGTATGGGTTTCATTCAGAAATACCTACTGCAGAGACACGAGAAAATTCACAGTAGAGAGAAGCCCTTTGGATGTGATCAGTGCAGCATGAAGTTTATTCAGAAGTACCATATGGAGAGACACAAGAGGACACATAGTGGAGAAAAGCCATATAAGTGTGACACTTGCCAACAGTATTTTTCAAGGACTGACAGATTGTTGAAGCACAGGCGCACGTGTGGTGAAGCCATAGCAAAAGGAGCCGCTAGTGCAGATCCTGGGTCATCGAACCATAATAGTATGGGTAATCTGGCTGTGTTGTCTCAGGGAAATACCAGTTCTTCAAGGAGAAAATCCAAGTCCAAAAGCATAGCTATTGAAAATAAGGAACACAAGACTGGCAAAGCAAATGAATCACAAATGTCAAACAATATAAACATGCAGAGTTACTCAGTAGAAATGCCTACTGTGTCTACCAGTGGAGGCATAATTGGCACTGGGATAGATGAACTGCAGAAGAGGGTGCCAAAATTGATCTTTAAGAAAGGCAGCAGAAAGAGTACCGACAAAAGCTACCTTAATTTTGTGTCACCGTTACCAGATGTAGTTGGACAGAAATCCTTGTCTGGTAAACCAGGTGGCTCACTTGGCATAGTGTCGAATAATAGTGTGGAGACCATTGGTCTCCTCCAAAGTACAAGTGGCAAACAAGGTCAGATAAGTAGTAATTATGACGATGCCATGCAGTTTTCAAAGAAGAGAAGATACTTACCAACTGCCAGCAGCAACAGTGCCTTTTCTATAAACGTAGGCCACATGGTCTCCCAACAGTCAGTCATTCAGTCTGCAGGTGTCAGTGTTCTGGACAGTGAGGCACCCTTGTCACTTATTGACTCCTCAGCTCTAAATGCTGAAATCAAGTCTTGTCACGACAAGTCTGGAATTCCTGACGAGGTTTTACAAAGTATTTTGGATCAGTACTCCAGCAAATCAGAAACGCAGAAGGAGGACCCTTTCAATTTAACAGAACCACGAGTGGATTTACACACCTCAGAACACTCAGAATTGGTTCAAGAAGAAAATTTGAGCCCAGGCACCCAAACACCTTCAAATGATAAAACAAGCATGTTACAAGAATACTCCAAATACCTCCAGCAGGCTTTTGAAAAATCGACTAATGCAGGCTTCACTCTTGGACACGGTTTCCAGTTTGTCAGTCTGTCTTCACCTCTCCACAACCACACACTGTTTCCAGAAAAACAGATATACACTACATCTCCTTTGGAGTGTGGGTTTGGCCAGTCTGTTACCTCAGTGTTGCCATCTTCATTGCCAAAGCCTCCTTTTGGGATGTTGTTTGGATCTCAACCAGGTCTTTATTTATCTGCTTTGGATGCTACACATCAGCAGTTGACACCTTCCCAGGAGCTGGATGATCTGATAGATTCTCAGAAGAACTTAGAGACATCATCAGCCTTCCAGTCCACATCTCAGAAATTGACTAGCCAGAAGGAACAACAGAAAAATTTAGAGTCCTCAACAAGCTTTCAGATTCCATCTCAGGAGTTAGCTAGCCAGATCGATCCTCAGAAAGACATAGAGCCTAGAACAACGTACCAGATTGAGAACTTTGCACAAGCATTTGGTTCTCAGTTTAAGTCGGGCAGCAGGGTGCCAATGACCTTTATCTCTAACTCTAATGGAGAAGTGGACCATAGAGTAAGGACTTCAGTGTCAGATTTCTCAGGGTATACAAACATGATGTCTGATGTAAGTGAGCCATGTAGTACAAGAGTAAAGACACCcaccagccagagttacaggtaa